The Syntrophorhabdaceae bacterium genome contains the following window.
GATGATATATGTTGATTGGTTAGCCGTCTTGTTTGCCCTTTACTCATTGGAATAATCCTTTACAATGGAATTATGCTGTAGTTGTTGATTCGCAAAAGCAATTTCATCAAGTACGGCGTCAATGTTGGAGTCTTTCATTAGGCTATATTCGGGCAGAAACAAATTCGATTTAATCTGCTCAATATGTTTGTCTAAGTAACTGTACAGTTTATTATCTGAATCTACTAAGAGTGAATGCCGTCGCTCTTCTATGCAAACACGCCCCGTTGTTCCAGAACCAGCAAAAAAATCAAGGACTATCGAACCCTCAAACGACAGAGCTTTAACAAAACGCCGTATAAGTTCGACTGGTTTTTGTGTTAGATGGCCAACCCTTTCTGTTGAATTGCCATTTAGCCTCCCTATTTCCCAAACATTTGTAGGGTTTTTCCCCTTGTCAATACTTTCGGGATTGAGACGCTTGTCTTTTTTGTACATCTTTTTTGTCGCCTCATCAAATGGAACCCTAACAGAGTCCAGATCGAAATAGTATTTCTTCGTCTTGGAAAGCCAAATTGCTTCTTCATGCCTGTTGGCAAAAAAGCGATGCGCACTCATGCCGTTCTTGTAGTACCAAATGACAAGATTGATAAATCGTAAAGCTGTTTCATGGCGAGTATAATGGAGGATTTCAAGGAGATCGCCCTTCTT
Protein-coding sequences here:
- a CDS encoding site-specific DNA-methyltransferase, with product MANKSHFNSGHMAINQLKKNGVLHSSMITGISKPRTVHGVFIQNAVDFLKALPDSSVQLILIDPPYNLDIDNWDSFHNYLDWAKGWLDQICRVLSDSGNCVIFGGFQYQDLKKGDLLEILHYTRHETALRFINLVIWYYKNGMSAHRFFANRHEEAIWLSKTKKYYFDLDSVRVPFDEATKKMYKKDKRLNPESIDKGKNPTNVWEIGRLNGNSTERVGHLTQKPVELIRRFVKALSFEGSIVLDFFAGSGTTGRVCIEERRHSLLVDSDNKLYSYLDKHIEQIKSNLFLPEYSLMKDSNIDAVLDEIAFANQQLQHNSIVKDYSNE